The region CATTTGCCGGTCGGGCCAGATGGTGTGGCCGGCGGCGTCGATGACACCCAGGCGGTCACCGTCGCCATCGAAGGCCAGGCCGATGTCGGCGCCCTGGGTCTGGACGGCCCGGATCAGGTCTTGCAGATTCTCAGGCTGGCTGGGGTCGGGATGATGGTGGGGAAATGACCCGTCCACGTCGCAGTACAGCTCGGTCACGTTGCAGCCCAAGGCACGCAGCAGGCGGGGCGCAGCCACGCCGGCAACACCGTTGCCACAATCCACCACCACGTTCAAGGGCCGGGCCACGGTCACGTCACCCACGATGGTTTCGATGTAATCACCCACAATATCCTGACGTTCCAAGGTACCGTTGCCGCGGGTAAAGTCGCCCTTCTGGATACGGCGTTTCAGCGACTGGATATCGTCTTCGGCCAGCGTGTCCCCTTTCAACACCATTTTCAGGCCGTTGTATTCCGGCGGATTGTGGCTGCCGGTCACCATCACTCCCGAGCCGGCGTTCAAATAGTGGGTGGCGAAATACAACACCGGCGTCGGCACCATGCCGATGTCGATCACGTCGCGGCCGGCGTCGCGCAAACCGTTGCTCAAGGATTCCGCCAGGCGCGGGCCGGAAAGACGGCCATCACGACCGACGAGCACCGTTTGCTGACCGCGGGCAAAAGCTTCCGACCCCAGGGCGCGGCCGATGTCGTACACCACTTCTTCGGTGAGGGTATCCCCCACGACACCGCGAATGTCGTAGGCACGGAAAATAGAGTCGGGTACGTCCATGGTGCTGTTTTCCTGTGAGCGCTGCGGTTGATTTTCTTGTTCCGGCCCGCGCAAGGAGGTGAAATAATCTTTGGTGGCCGCCTGGGGTGGCGCGGCGGCCGCTGCGGGTGCGGGGGGCGGTGGCACCACGGCGGCGGTCGAGGTGTCGTCGGACGGTGGCGCCGGGGGCACGCTGCCCATGGCGCTGAGCGCCTCCACGGTGCCGACGAATTCGCGGATCCGCAGTGTGTAACGGGGCCGGGAAGTCAGGCCCACGCGGGCGTCGCGCACCACGTCGACCAGGGTTTCCAGATCCTCTTCCAGGGCCTTGCTCAAAACAAAATGGATGGTCGCGGCGATCACGGCCAGCAGGACGAACACCACGGCGAAGATCACCCACAGCGCGCGTTCGCGCCACACAATGGCGGCCCGTTCCTCCGCCGGCGGCCAATAGCTCAGGGTCCACAAGGTGCCCGCCACCGGTGTAGTGCGGGTAGCGCCTGCAGCGATATCCGCTGCCTTGCCCAGGGCGGCCAGGAGCACCCCGGCACCGTCTCCCACCAGCTGGCGAACTTCGATGTAGCCCGATGCCACCTGCAGGCGCTCCAGGGCCCGCTGCACCAGCTCACTGCCGAAACTCACGATGAGATGGCCGATGAGCACGCGCTCGCTGCGGGATTTTTCGATCATCACCGGCCGCATGATGTCAATGTGGCCCTCGGCCGTGCCCATGAGATGGGCTTCCACCACGGGCGGTTTGCCGTTGCGCTCGGCCTGCGCCAGCATGTCCAGATCGGCGTAGCCCAGCTCCGGAAAAGTGCCCGGCTCCAGGGTCTTGTCGTTGGCCAGAATCAGACGAACCCGCTTGGCACCGGGGAAATGTTGCCGCAACACTTTTTCGGCGTCGGCAAGATCGCT is a window of Gammaproteobacteria bacterium DNA encoding:
- a CDS encoding phosphomannomutase/phosphoglucomutase, coding for MGSVPPAPPSDDTSTAAVVPPPPAPAAAAAPPQAATKDYFTSLRGPEQENQPQRSQENSTMDVPDSIFRAYDIRGVVGDTLTEEVVYDIGRALGSEAFARGQQTVLVGRDGRLSGPRLAESLSNGLRDAGRDVIDIGMVPTPVLYFATHYLNAGSGVMVTGSHNPPEYNGLKMVLKGDTLAEDDIQSLKRRIQKGDFTRGNGTLERQDIVGDYIETIVGDVTVARPLNVVVDCGNGVAGVAAPRLLRALGCNVTELYCDVDGSFPHHHPDPSQPENLQDLIRAVQTQGADIGLAFDGDGDRLGVIDAAGHTIWPDRQMMLYARDVLSRNPGAQIIFDVKCSRNLSRDIAQHGGRPMMWRTGHSLIKRKMKETGALLAGEMSGHIFFKERWFGFDDALYTAARLVEILAKENRPPREVFAALPDAVATPELRIELPEGTQQTFMNKLLEQAEFEGAALTTIDGLRADFQDGWGLVRASNTTPALILRFEANNRAALERIQSVFRALLVQVDPDLRIPF